The following proteins are co-located in the Manihot esculenta cultivar AM560-2 chromosome 7, M.esculenta_v8, whole genome shotgun sequence genome:
- the LOC110618486 gene encoding putative protein FAR1-RELATED SEQUENCE 10, whose translation MSSIPSKNIWMRRQQCPCGDWKCYITYEGDCEETSMASQLVKNDTFQSEAMVAPYVGMVFKSDDDAFDYYGNFARRNGFSIRKERSRLSPQLGIYKRDFVCYRSGFAPARKKPSGEHHRDRKSVRCGCDAKMYLSKEVVEGVSQWFVVQFSNVHNHELLEDDQVRLLPAYRKIHEADQERILLLSKAGFPIHRIVKVLELEKGIQGGQLPFLERDVRNFVQNRKKIVQENDALLSEKRENDTLELLEACKATKEMDEDFIYEYTVDENDKIENIAWSYGDCVRAYTLFGDVIYFDTSYRSITYGMLFGAWFGIESNGKTIFFGCVLLQEETPRSFVWALQAFIRLMKGKCPQTLVTDLDMGLKDAICSELPNTKHVISMWNILPKVYSWFSLAFGTRYAEFKSKFDELYRIESTEDFELQWSQMVSMFGLGSDKHIALLNSLRASWALSYVRGYFLARMATSSYSKSVDAFLKGLCNAQTCLRSFFEQVGVSANFLNHACREMQYMLMKTCIPIEEQARSIFTPFAFNALQHELMLAMQYALSEMADGSYLVHHFKKMDGEHLVIWIPEDEQIHCSCKEFDSSGILCRHALRVFIQKNYFQLPEKYFLSRWRQESSPVLFDDHYARNKDGEWLQEYQSLTETLFTESSITKERTDFVHGELTKELTRLLREVRDMPGSDGVALPLSPTG comes from the exons ATGTCATCAATACCATCCAAAAACATATGGATGAGGAGGCAGCAATGTCCCTGTGGAGATTGGAAATGTTATATTACATATGAAGGAGATTGTGAAGAGACGTCAATGGCGTCCCAGTTGGTAAAGAATGACACTTTTCAATCTGAAGCTATGGTTGCCCCATATGTAGGAATGGTGTTTAAGAGTGATGATGATGCATTTGACTATTATGGAAATTTTGCTAGGAGAAATGGGTTTTCTATTAGGAAAGAAAGGTCTAGATTGAGCCCTCAATTGGGTATTTATAAACGTGATTTTGTATGCTATAGATCTGGATTTGCACCAGCTAGGAAAAAGCCTTCTGGGGAACACCATAGAGATAGGAAATCGGTGCGATGTGGATGTGATGCGAAAATGTATTTATCAAAGGAAGTTGTTGAAGGGGTTTCTCAATGGTTTGTTGTGCAATTTAGTAATGTACATAATCATGAACTTTTGGAAGACGACCAAGTGCGCCTTCTTCCTGCATACAGGAAAATTCATGAGGCAGATCAGGAGAGAATTCTATTGCTTTCAAAAGCTGGGTTTCCAATACATCGCATAGTGAAGGTGCTGGAGTTGGAAAAAGGGATTCAGGGTGGACAACTGCCTTTTCTGGAGAGGGATGTAAGGAATTTTGTTCAAAACCGGAAGAAAATTGTTCAAGAGAATGATGCTTTACTCagtgaaaaaagagaaaatgataCCTTGGAACTTCTGGAGGCATGCAAGGCTACAAAAGAGATGGATgaagattttatttatgagtATACAGTTGACGAGAATGATAAGATTGAGAACATTGCATGGTCATATGGCGACTGTGTTCGTGCATATacattatttggtgatgtgattTATTTTGACACTAGTTATCGCTCCATCACATATGGTATGCTTTTTGGAGCGTGGTTTGGAATAGAAAGTAACGGAAAGACCATATTCTTCGGTTGTGTTCTATTGCAGGAAGAAACACCTCGTTCCTTTGTATGGGCTTTGCAG GCTTTTATCCGTCTTATGAAGGGAAAATGTCCACAGACACTCGTAACTGACCTAGATATGGGGCTTAAGGATGCCATATGTAGTGAGTTACCAAACACGAAGCATGTTATATCCATGTGGAATATTTTACCCAAGGTATACAGTTGGTTTTCTCTTGCATTTGGCACTCGATATGCAGAATTTAAATCCAAGTTTGATGAGTTATATCGCATTGAGAGCACAGAAGATTTTGAACTTCAATGGAGTCAAATGGTTTCCATGTTTGGACTTGGTTCAGATAAACACATTGCTTTGCTCAATTCCCTCCGTGCATCGTGGGCTTTATCCTATGTGAGGGGTTACTTTCTTGCTCGAATGGCAACATCATCATATTCAAAGTCTGTCGATGCATTTTTGAAAGGTTTATGCAATGCACAAACATGTTTGCGTAGTTTCTTTGAGCAG GTTGGTGTTTCTGCCAATTTTCTAAACCATGCATGCCGTGAGATGCAATATATGCTCATGAAGACATGCATCCCTATTGAAGAGCAAGCACGTAGTATTTTTACTCCATTTGCCTTTAATGCTTTACAACATGAATTGATGTTGGCCATGCAATATGCTTTATCTGAAATGGCCGATGGATCATATCTTGTACATCACTTCAAGAAGATGGATGGAGAGCATTTGGTCATATGGATTCCAGAAGACGAACAGATCCACTGTTCCTGTAAGGAATTTGATTCTTCAGGGATATTGTGCAGACATGCTCTTCGTGTATTCATACAAAAAAACTACTTTCAGCTTCCTGAAAAATATTTCCTAAGCAGATGGCGACAGGAAAGTTCACCAGTTCTTTTCGATGATCACTATGCTCGAAATAAAGATGGTGAATGGCTTCAAGAATATCAGTCCCTGACTGAAACTCTTTTCACGGAGTCATCAATCACAAAGGAGAGAACTGACTTCGTTCATGGCGAACTTACAAAAGAATTGACAAGGCTTCTTAGGGAGGTTAGAGATATGCCGGGGAGTGATGGAGTTGCTTTGCCACTTTCACCAACTGGTTAG
- the LOC110619211 gene encoding protein RDM16 isoform X1 yields the protein MDRSSDKEKSSKRSREERDRDSTKDHHDRDHKHRSRDKDRDDRYRDSDSLHRHRRSDRESHRDHHKSSRHEDRESCRDRESKRERSHDPREDREGSRDRRERSHEPLSDHKSSLSIREDHERSRERSYNRIEEREGSIDGRDTELKREISYESADLKYEARRKRKERGNSEDRLEREKRVRVSEEKRERRRFEDKVKEEDSIDKYDNNSSIEDAKRVESSKVKEEVNDEPTGGNTANRGLPTENGATLESFAKTSSIVHEKSVGTFHPLPTKVSSISNTNENKGVSITRSHEVPGKSSTDGTSSAAGKSGSLSLDALAKAKKALQMQKELAEKLKKIPLLSKGASSSSDNNTPPILKEELKAQYSGIGVQRETPPISTTSISAGTMSSALTAGNPPASVMEAFPGLASIPNIEAVKRAQELAAKMGFRQDPEFAPLINLFPGQMPEEVSVPQKPTRAPVLRIDALGREIDEHGNVVNVTKPSNLSTLKVNINKQKKDAFQILKPELEVDPESNPHFDQSMGINKNKLLRPKRMSFQFVEEGKWSKEAEMMKLKSQFGEERAKDMKARQALHAKAKAAPDINPNLIEVSQRVIIKEKTKEPIPEIEWWDVPLLPSGSYDGIDDGNASDKLKMEKITIYVEHPRPIEPPAEPAPPPPQPLKLTKKEQKKLRTQRRLAREKDRQEMIRQGLIEPPKPKVKMSNLMKVLGSEATQDPTKLEKEIRSAAAEREQAHIDRNIARKLTPAERREKKEKKLFDDPNNVETIVSVYKINDLSHKKTRFKVDVNAQENRLTGCVVISEGINVVVVEGGSKSIKRYGKLMLRRINWAEAVEEEEEDGDDNEDKPVNKCMLVWQGSVAKPSFNRFFVHECVTEAAARKVFADAGVGHYWDLAVNFSDDQV from the exons ATGGATCGGTCCTCTGATAAGGAGAAATCCTCCAAACGCTCCCGAGAAGAACGCGACCGGGACTCCACCAAAGACCATCATGACCGGGACCACAAACACCGATCCCGAGACAAGGACCGAGACGATAGGTATCGAGATTCCGATTCTCTCCACCGCCACCGTCGTTCGGACCGGGAAAGCCATCGCGACCATCACAAGTCATCAAGGCATGAAGATCGAGAGAGCTGTAGAGACCGTGAATCTAAGCGCGAACGATCACACGACCCGAGAGAGGATAGGGAGGGGAGTAGGGATCGGCGCGAGCGGTCTCACGAGCCACTAAGCGATCACAAATCTTCCTTGTCAATCCGTGAGGACCATGAGCGGTCTCGCGAGAGGTCCTACAATCGGATTGAGGAGAGAGAGGGGAGCATTGATGGACGCGATACAGAATTGAAGAGAGAGATATCGTATGAAAGCGCAGACCTGAAGTATGAAGCTAGAAGGAAGAGGAAAGAAAGAGGAAATAGTGAGGATAGACTTGAGCGGGAAAAGAGGGTTAGGGTTTcagaagagaagagagagaggagGAGATTTGAGGACAAAGTAAAAGAAGAGGATAGTATTGATAAGTATGACAATAATAGTAGTATTGAAGATGCAAAGAGAGTAGAATCGAGTAAGGTGAAAGAAGAAGTGAATGATGAGCCAACTGGTGGTAATACTGCCAATCGCGGCCTTCCAACTGAGAAT GGTGCCACCCTGGAATCATTTGCTAAGACATCAAGCATTGTGCATGAGAAATCTGTGGGAACTTTTCATCCTCTTCCTACCAAGGTATCTTCAATTTCAAACACAAATGAAAATAAGGGAGTTAGTATTACCAGATCTCATGAGGTTCCTGGAAAATCTAGTACAGATGGGACATCATCAGCTGCTGGGAAAAGTGGAAGTCTATCCCTTGATGCTTTAGCAAAAGCTAAAAAAGCTCTACAAATGCAGAAGGAGCTGGCGGAGAAGCTGAAAAAAATACCTCTA TTGAGCAAGGGTGCTAGCTCAAGTTCAGATAATAATACACCACCCATATTAAAGGAGGAACTGAAAGCACAGTATTCTGGTATTGGAGTGCAGAGGGAAACTCCACCCATATCCACCACCTCTATTTCAGCAGGAACAATGTCAAGTGCATTGACTGCTGGGAATCCACCTGCAAGTGTCATGGAAGCTTTTCCTGGGCTTGCCAGTATACCCAATATTGAAGCTGTTAAACGTGCTCAGGAACTTGCTGCTAAAATGGGATTCCGGCAGGATCCTGAGTTTGCTCCTCTTATAAATTTGTTCCCTGGCCAGATGCCAGAGGAAGTTTCTGTACCACAAAAGCCTACTAGGGCCCCTGTTCTTCGTATAGATGCACTTGGTCGGGAAATAGATGAACATGGAAATGTAGTGAATGTGACCAAGCCAAGCAACCTAAGCACACTAAAG GTTAACATCAACAAGCAAAAAAAGGATGCATTTCAGATTCTTAAACCTGAATTGGAAGTGGATCCTGAATCAAATCCTCACTTTGATCAAAGCATGGGCATAAATAAGAATAAGCTTTTGAGGCCTAAAAGGATGAGCTTCCAGTTTGTAGAGGAAGGAAAATGGTCGAAGGAAGCTGAAATGATGAAATTGAAG AGTCAATTTGGAGAAGAAAGGGCAAAAGATATGAAGGCAAGACAAGCACTACATGCAAAGGCAAAGGCTGCTCCTGATATAAATCCCAATTTGATAGAGGTATCACAGAGAGTTATAATAAAAGAGAAGACTAAGGAGCCAATTCCTGAAATTGAGTGGTG GGATGTACCTCTTCTGCCTAGTGGTAGCTATGATGGAATTGATGATGGTAATGCAAGTGATAAGTTGAAGATGGAGAAGATCACAATCTATGTAGAACACCCACGTCCTATCGAGCCCCCTGCTGAGCCAGCTCCTCCACCACCTCAGCCTTTGAAGCTAACAAAGAAAGAGCAGAAGAAGCTCCGCACCCAACGTCGGTTGGCTCGGGAAAAAGATAGACAGGAGATGATTAGGCAAGGCTTGATTGAACCCCCAAAGCCTAAAGTCAAAATGAGTAATTTAATGAAAGTTCTTGGCTCTGAAGCTACCCAAGATCCCACAAAACTTGAGAAGGAAATACGTAGTGCAGCTGCTGAGCGTGAGCAAGCTCATATTGACAGGAACATTGCACGCAAGCTCACTCCTGCTGAACGCCgtgagaaaaaggagaagaagctcTTCGATGACCCAAATAATGTAGAAACTATTGTTTCTGTCTACAAAATCAATGACCTGTCACACAAGAAAACTCGCTTCAAAGTTGATGTTAATGCTCAAGAGAACCGTTTGACTGGTTGTGTCGTGATTTCTGAAGGCATTAATGTTGTGGTAGTTGAAGGAGGAAGCAAATCCATTAAGAGGTATGGGAAGCTAATGCTTAGGCGCATAAACTGGGCTGAAGCTgtagaagaggaggaagaagatgGAGATGACAATGAGGATAAACCTGTGAACAAATGCATGTTGGTGTGGCAAGGCAGTGTTGCCAAACCAAGCTTCAATAGGTTTTTTGTACACGAGTGTGTAACAGAAGCTGCAGCACGGAAAGTGTTTGCTGATGCAGGTGTTGGTCACTATTGGGATCTTGCAGTCAACTTCTCTGATGATCAAGTATGA
- the LOC110619305 gene encoding receptor-like protein kinase HERK 1, giving the protein MVSSALLIWVSSLLSLICVSLAYDPVDKYLIDCGSSTNKSVGNRVFVPDQFYSNFLSNPHLTFANASSSPISSEYDPSLFQTARIFNETSHYTFPVKKSGRHWIRLYFYPFVSRNYNLSTAKFSVSAQNFTLIKEYQSKINPEVREYSINVTSNRLVLTFSPFANSLAFINALEVFSLPDELIPPGATTIGPQGSYQNLWERALETVERVNMGNQTVLPSNDTLWRLWDADGKYLKQGNAEKFVSDVKAVNFTKGGLTENIAPSSVYGTATILNTEPDPQTNANVTWLFSVDPGFEYLVRFHFCDILPRNSARFYFNVYIGSSAVVQYLDLLNRTSDVGVPYFMDVITTVSGSHMLNVSVGPSNNFQYPNAILNGLEIMKISNSKDSLDALDSINSRSSKTKVILIVGLAAGLFIVAVLALVLFLLCRRRFRHGKAEDQSAMTDGDSTYTAGSKFSNGTLIFSTSRFGFGYRFPFVAIQEATENFSESLVLGIGGFGKVYKGVLRDGTRVAVKRGTSQSQGIAEFQTEIEMLSQFRHRHLVSLIGFCDERNEMIIIYEFMENGTLKDHLYGSKYPSLSWRQRLEICIGAAKGIHYLHTGSAKAIIHRDVKSANILLDENFMAKVADFGLSKTGPEIDQSHVSTAVKGSFGYLDPEYLIRQQLTEKSDVYSFGVVMYEVLSGRPVINPSLPREKVNLVELALKCQRRGQLELIIDPHLEGQIKTESLKKFGDIAEKCLAECGADRPSMGDVLWNLESALQLQGNEVRSSHNNKMTENVNRANSFETSVSNAQVSIGSMGDLAGVSMSKVFAQMVREEMR; this is encoded by the coding sequence ATGGTGAGTTCTGCACTGCTCATCTGGGTTTCTTCATTATTAAGTTTGATATGCGTTTCCTTAGCATATGATCCTGTGGACAAGTATCTGATAGATTGTGGATCCTCCACCAATAAATCAGTGGGGAACCGTGTTTTTGTGCCTGATCAATTTTACTCCAATTTCCTTTCAAACCCACACCTTACCTTTGCCAACGCGAGTTCAAGTCCCATCTCATCTGAATATGACCCTTCCCTTTTCCAGACTGCAAGAATATTCAATGAAACTTCTCATTATACTTTTCCAGTCAAGAAATCTGGAAGACATTGGATTCGCCTTTATTTCTATCCTTTTGTGTCTAGAAACTACAATCTCAGCACGGCTAAATTCTCTGTGTCTGCTCAAAATTTCACCCTTATCAAGGAATATCAATCAAAGATTAATCCTGAGGTCAGGGAATACTCTATCAATGTAACTTCTAATAGGCTAGTTCTCACCTTTAGCCCTTTTGCCAATTCACTGGCTTTTATAAATGCATTGGAAGTTTTTTCACTTCCTGATGAGCTCATTCCTCCGGGTGCCACAACGATTGGTCCTCAGGGGAGTTACCAAAATCTGTGGGAACGGGCTTTAGAAACAGTTGAGAGAGTGAATATGGGAAATCAAactgttcttccttcaaatgaTACGTTGTGGAGACTTTGGGATGCTGATGGTAAGTATCTTAAACAAGGCAATGCAgaaaagtttgtgtcagatgtCAAAGCTGTCAATTTCACAAAAGGGGGCTTAACAGAGAATATTGCTCCATCCTCTGTCTATGGCACTGCTACTATATTGAATACGGAGCCTGATCCTCAGACCAATGCCAATGTGACTTGGCTTTTTAGTGTTGATCCTGGTTTTGAGTATCTGGTCCGGTTCCATTTTTGTGATATATTGCCTAGAAATTCTGCAAGGTTCTACTTCAATGTTTATATTGGTTCATCTGCAGTTGTTCAATACCTTGATCTTCTTAATCGCACATCAGATGTGGGCGTACCATACTTTATGGATGTGATCACAACAGTAAGTGGTAGCCATATGCTAAATGTTAGTGTTGGCCCTTCTAATAATTTTCAATATCCAAATGCCATTCTCAATGGGTTAGAGATCATGAAAATAAGCAATTCTAAGGACAGCCTTGATGCATTAGACTCCATCAACTCAAGGAGTTCCAAGACAAAAGTCATTCTAATAGTGGGCTTGGCTGCTGGGTTGTTCATTGTTGCTGTTCTTGCTTTAGTTCTGTTTCTGCTGTGCAGAAGGAGATTTAGGCATGGGAAGGCAGAAGATCAGTCTGCCATGACTGATGGAGATTCTACTTACACTGCAGGCAGTAAGTTCTCAAATGGGACATTGATATTTTCCACTTCAAGGTTTGGGTTTGGGTATCGGTTCCCCTTTGTGGCAATCCAAGAAGCTACCGAAAACTTCAGTGAAAGTTTGGTTCTTGGGATTGGCGGCTTTGGGAAGGTTTACAAGGGAGTTTTGAGAGATGGGACAAGGGTGGCAGTGAAAAGGGGGACTTCTCAGTCACAAGGAATTGCAGAATTCCAAACTGAGATTGAAATGTTATCTCAATTCAGACACAGACATTTGGTCTCTTTGATTGGATTTTGTGATGAAAGAAATGAGATGATCATAATATATGAGTTCATGGAGAATGGGACCCTCAAGGATCATCTGTATGGCTCAAAGTATCCCAGCTTAAGTTGGAGACAACGACTGGAAATATGCATTGGAGCAGCAAAAGGAATTCACTACCTTCATACAGGCTCTGCGAAGGCGATCATTCACCGAGATGTCAAATCTGCAAACATATTACTAGATGAGAATTTCATGGCCAAGGTTGCTGATTTTGGTCTTTCAAAGACTGGTCCTGAGATTGATCAGTCACATGTTAGCACAGCAGTAAAAGGAAGCTTTGGATACCTTGATCCAGAGTACTTGATCAGACAACAACTGACAGAGAAATCTGATGTTTACTCCTTTGGAGTGGTCATGTATGAAGTTCTTTCTGGGAGACCGGTTATCAATCCATCTCTACCAAGAGAAAAGGTGAACTTAGTTGAATTGGCATTGAAGTGTCAAAGGAGAGGGCAACTGGAGTTGATCATAGATCCTCATCTCGAAGGCCAAATAAAGACAGAATCTTTGAAGAAGTTTGGCGATATAGCTGAGAAATGCTTAGCAGAGTGTGGTGCTGATAGACCATCAATGGGAGATGTCTTGTGGAATTTGGAATCTGCACTTCAACTCCAAGGTAATGAAGTTAGATCCAGCCATAACAACAAGATGACTGAAAATGTTAATCGTGCGAATAGCTTCGAAACCAGCGTCTCTAACGCACAAGTCAGCATCGGAAGCATGGGAGATCTTGCCGGTGTTTCAATGAGCAAGGTTTTTGCTCAAATGGTGAGAGAGGAAATGAGGTAG
- the LOC110619211 gene encoding protein RDM16 isoform X3 — MQKELAEKLKKIPLLSKGASSSSDNNTPPILKEELKAQYSGIGVQRETPPISTTSISAGTMSSALTAGNPPASVMEAFPGLASIPNIEAVKRAQELAAKMGFRQDPEFAPLINLFPGQMPEEVSVPQKPTRAPVLRIDALGREIDEHGNVVNVTKPSNLSTLKVNINKQKKDAFQILKPELEVDPESNPHFDQSMGINKNKLLRPKRMSFQFVEEGKWSKEAEMMKLKSQFGEERAKDMKARQALHAKAKAAPDINPNLIEVSQRVIIKEKTKEPIPEIEWWDVPLLPSGSYDGIDDGNASDKLKMEKITIYVEHPRPIEPPAEPAPPPPQPLKLTKKEQKKLRTQRRLAREKDRQEMIRQGLIEPPKPKVKMSNLMKVLGSEATQDPTKLEKEIRSAAAEREQAHIDRNIARKLTPAERREKKEKKLFDDPNNVETIVSVYKINDLSHKKTRFKVDVNAQENRLTGCVVISEGINVVVVEGGSKSIKRYGKLMLRRINWAEAVEEEEEDGDDNEDKPVNKCMLVWQGSVAKPSFNRFFVHECVTEAAARKVFADAGVGHYWDLAVNFSDDQV, encoded by the exons ATGCAGAAGGAGCTGGCGGAGAAGCTGAAAAAAATACCTCTA TTGAGCAAGGGTGCTAGCTCAAGTTCAGATAATAATACACCACCCATATTAAAGGAGGAACTGAAAGCACAGTATTCTGGTATTGGAGTGCAGAGGGAAACTCCACCCATATCCACCACCTCTATTTCAGCAGGAACAATGTCAAGTGCATTGACTGCTGGGAATCCACCTGCAAGTGTCATGGAAGCTTTTCCTGGGCTTGCCAGTATACCCAATATTGAAGCTGTTAAACGTGCTCAGGAACTTGCTGCTAAAATGGGATTCCGGCAGGATCCTGAGTTTGCTCCTCTTATAAATTTGTTCCCTGGCCAGATGCCAGAGGAAGTTTCTGTACCACAAAAGCCTACTAGGGCCCCTGTTCTTCGTATAGATGCACTTGGTCGGGAAATAGATGAACATGGAAATGTAGTGAATGTGACCAAGCCAAGCAACCTAAGCACACTAAAG GTTAACATCAACAAGCAAAAAAAGGATGCATTTCAGATTCTTAAACCTGAATTGGAAGTGGATCCTGAATCAAATCCTCACTTTGATCAAAGCATGGGCATAAATAAGAATAAGCTTTTGAGGCCTAAAAGGATGAGCTTCCAGTTTGTAGAGGAAGGAAAATGGTCGAAGGAAGCTGAAATGATGAAATTGAAG AGTCAATTTGGAGAAGAAAGGGCAAAAGATATGAAGGCAAGACAAGCACTACATGCAAAGGCAAAGGCTGCTCCTGATATAAATCCCAATTTGATAGAGGTATCACAGAGAGTTATAATAAAAGAGAAGACTAAGGAGCCAATTCCTGAAATTGAGTGGTG GGATGTACCTCTTCTGCCTAGTGGTAGCTATGATGGAATTGATGATGGTAATGCAAGTGATAAGTTGAAGATGGAGAAGATCACAATCTATGTAGAACACCCACGTCCTATCGAGCCCCCTGCTGAGCCAGCTCCTCCACCACCTCAGCCTTTGAAGCTAACAAAGAAAGAGCAGAAGAAGCTCCGCACCCAACGTCGGTTGGCTCGGGAAAAAGATAGACAGGAGATGATTAGGCAAGGCTTGATTGAACCCCCAAAGCCTAAAGTCAAAATGAGTAATTTAATGAAAGTTCTTGGCTCTGAAGCTACCCAAGATCCCACAAAACTTGAGAAGGAAATACGTAGTGCAGCTGCTGAGCGTGAGCAAGCTCATATTGACAGGAACATTGCACGCAAGCTCACTCCTGCTGAACGCCgtgagaaaaaggagaagaagctcTTCGATGACCCAAATAATGTAGAAACTATTGTTTCTGTCTACAAAATCAATGACCTGTCACACAAGAAAACTCGCTTCAAAGTTGATGTTAATGCTCAAGAGAACCGTTTGACTGGTTGTGTCGTGATTTCTGAAGGCATTAATGTTGTGGTAGTTGAAGGAGGAAGCAAATCCATTAAGAGGTATGGGAAGCTAATGCTTAGGCGCATAAACTGGGCTGAAGCTgtagaagaggaggaagaagatgGAGATGACAATGAGGATAAACCTGTGAACAAATGCATGTTGGTGTGGCAAGGCAGTGTTGCCAAACCAAGCTTCAATAGGTTTTTTGTACACGAGTGTGTAACAGAAGCTGCAGCACGGAAAGTGTTTGCTGATGCAGGTGTTGGTCACTATTGGGATCTTGCAGTCAACTTCTCTGATGATCAAGTATGA
- the LOC110619211 gene encoding protein RDM16 isoform X2, which yields MMSQLVVILPIAAFQLRMVPPWNHLLRHQALCMRNLWELFILFLPSTDGTSSAAGKSGSLSLDALAKAKKALQMQKELAEKLKKIPLLSKGASSSSDNNTPPILKEELKAQYSGIGVQRETPPISTTSISAGTMSSALTAGNPPASVMEAFPGLASIPNIEAVKRAQELAAKMGFRQDPEFAPLINLFPGQMPEEVSVPQKPTRAPVLRIDALGREIDEHGNVVNVTKPSNLSTLKVNINKQKKDAFQILKPELEVDPESNPHFDQSMGINKNKLLRPKRMSFQFVEEGKWSKEAEMMKLKSQFGEERAKDMKARQALHAKAKAAPDINPNLIEVSQRVIIKEKTKEPIPEIEWWDVPLLPSGSYDGIDDGNASDKLKMEKITIYVEHPRPIEPPAEPAPPPPQPLKLTKKEQKKLRTQRRLAREKDRQEMIRQGLIEPPKPKVKMSNLMKVLGSEATQDPTKLEKEIRSAAAEREQAHIDRNIARKLTPAERREKKEKKLFDDPNNVETIVSVYKINDLSHKKTRFKVDVNAQENRLTGCVVISEGINVVVVEGGSKSIKRYGKLMLRRINWAEAVEEEEEDGDDNEDKPVNKCMLVWQGSVAKPSFNRFFVHECVTEAAARKVFADAGVGHYWDLAVNFSDDQV from the exons ATGATGAGCCAACTGGTGGTAATACTGCCAATCGCGGCCTTCCAACTGAGAAT GGTGCCACCCTGGAATCATTTGCTAAGACATCAAGCATTGTGCATGAGAAATCTGTGGGAACTTTTCATCCTCTTCCTACCAAG TACAGATGGGACATCATCAGCTGCTGGGAAAAGTGGAAGTCTATCCCTTGATGCTTTAGCAAAAGCTAAAAAAGCTCTACAAATGCAGAAGGAGCTGGCGGAGAAGCTGAAAAAAATACCTCTA TTGAGCAAGGGTGCTAGCTCAAGTTCAGATAATAATACACCACCCATATTAAAGGAGGAACTGAAAGCACAGTATTCTGGTATTGGAGTGCAGAGGGAAACTCCACCCATATCCACCACCTCTATTTCAGCAGGAACAATGTCAAGTGCATTGACTGCTGGGAATCCACCTGCAAGTGTCATGGAAGCTTTTCCTGGGCTTGCCAGTATACCCAATATTGAAGCTGTTAAACGTGCTCAGGAACTTGCTGCTAAAATGGGATTCCGGCAGGATCCTGAGTTTGCTCCTCTTATAAATTTGTTCCCTGGCCAGATGCCAGAGGAAGTTTCTGTACCACAAAAGCCTACTAGGGCCCCTGTTCTTCGTATAGATGCACTTGGTCGGGAAATAGATGAACATGGAAATGTAGTGAATGTGACCAAGCCAAGCAACCTAAGCACACTAAAG GTTAACATCAACAAGCAAAAAAAGGATGCATTTCAGATTCTTAAACCTGAATTGGAAGTGGATCCTGAATCAAATCCTCACTTTGATCAAAGCATGGGCATAAATAAGAATAAGCTTTTGAGGCCTAAAAGGATGAGCTTCCAGTTTGTAGAGGAAGGAAAATGGTCGAAGGAAGCTGAAATGATGAAATTGAAG AGTCAATTTGGAGAAGAAAGGGCAAAAGATATGAAGGCAAGACAAGCACTACATGCAAAGGCAAAGGCTGCTCCTGATATAAATCCCAATTTGATAGAGGTATCACAGAGAGTTATAATAAAAGAGAAGACTAAGGAGCCAATTCCTGAAATTGAGTGGTG GGATGTACCTCTTCTGCCTAGTGGTAGCTATGATGGAATTGATGATGGTAATGCAAGTGATAAGTTGAAGATGGAGAAGATCACAATCTATGTAGAACACCCACGTCCTATCGAGCCCCCTGCTGAGCCAGCTCCTCCACCACCTCAGCCTTTGAAGCTAACAAAGAAAGAGCAGAAGAAGCTCCGCACCCAACGTCGGTTGGCTCGGGAAAAAGATAGACAGGAGATGATTAGGCAAGGCTTGATTGAACCCCCAAAGCCTAAAGTCAAAATGAGTAATTTAATGAAAGTTCTTGGCTCTGAAGCTACCCAAGATCCCACAAAACTTGAGAAGGAAATACGTAGTGCAGCTGCTGAGCGTGAGCAAGCTCATATTGACAGGAACATTGCACGCAAGCTCACTCCTGCTGAACGCCgtgagaaaaaggagaagaagctcTTCGATGACCCAAATAATGTAGAAACTATTGTTTCTGTCTACAAAATCAATGACCTGTCACACAAGAAAACTCGCTTCAAAGTTGATGTTAATGCTCAAGAGAACCGTTTGACTGGTTGTGTCGTGATTTCTGAAGGCATTAATGTTGTGGTAGTTGAAGGAGGAAGCAAATCCATTAAGAGGTATGGGAAGCTAATGCTTAGGCGCATAAACTGGGCTGAAGCTgtagaagaggaggaagaagatgGAGATGACAATGAGGATAAACCTGTGAACAAATGCATGTTGGTGTGGCAAGGCAGTGTTGCCAAACCAAGCTTCAATAGGTTTTTTGTACACGAGTGTGTAACAGAAGCTGCAGCACGGAAAGTGTTTGCTGATGCAGGTGTTGGTCACTATTGGGATCTTGCAGTCAACTTCTCTGATGATCAAGTATGA